The DNA region TTTTTTGTTGCGTTTAATGGAGTGGATGAAAGGGAGTGCCGGGCATGGATAATTTGAAATACTTTTTGGAGTAAATCCGGTTCATGTGACACGGGTTTCATGACCGCGGTAAGCGGTTCAGATCCGGATGGGTATGTTTTAGAAGAGGATGAATTGCCTGCTATCGGGCAAGGCCGGGATGCTAATCGAGTATCCGGCGGAGAGTTTATGTTTGAAAAATAGGGAGGAATTATGAAACGGAATAAGGTAAGTAAATTACAGATGAGGCGGCTGGCTGCCGGTGTTACAATTGCGCTGCTGGCGGGTACATGCCAGGTGATGGCAGATCAGTCTACAAATCCGATCAGTGAAAGTGAAGTATTTACTGCAGACCGTCTGGCACAGGTTGTTAATAAAAATAACATGCCTAAAGAAAGATTCAAGTCCGTCGCAGCAGGTATTTTAGGATATACGCATGATAAGGCCTCAATTAAGACAATTAATATTGATATGGCGGGTCATGACCTGACGCTCGACTTGACGAAAGTTGCTGATTTGGGGACCGATTATTCTGCATACGGGATCAAGGCGAATAATAAGACAACTATCGTGGTTGACAGCAATAAAACCAATCCGGGGAAAAACGGTACGATTACCATCAAGGCGAAAACGCTGTGGTCGCCCTCAGGAGACAGCGGCAGCAAGTATACTGCTGCACATGGTATCGCAGTGGGTAATTTTAGCCAGAGATTTAATAAAAAAGTAAGTGAAGACCTGGTGAAGACGACGATCAATGCTGATGTAGTGATTGAAGAATTGCGCGGCGGTTCTATCAAAACGACAGGCATTTCGTCTATGGACTGTTCTGATTTAGCGATTAATGGAAGATTCACAATCAAGCCGGGCGCAATTAGCCTTATGCAATGGAATCGGGGCGATCAGTCAAAAACTTATGGCATATATATGATTGGAAGCAATAATACTATTTCTATTACTTCAGCGGATATTGATGATTCAAAGAATGGGTCACTTTCTGACCTGATTAAAACGGACGAATCGCTTTGGGGCGGCAAAACAGAGAAGAATGTTCTTCGTATTGGCGGCGGTACGCTCAAAGTCAAAGAGAATCAGAAAGAACGGTATCTTATCAGCGCCGCGAAAGGATTCCGGACATTTATCAATGTGAATCAGGATGGAAGCGCAATCGGAATATCAAAAGCGGATTTGCAGGGGACGATTCGCATGGATGCTGGGTCAGAAGCTTATGTTGGTCTTACTGCCGGATCGAAATGGGTCGGCGGAACACAGGCAGATATAAAAGGAAAGGTGAATCTTTTTCTTTCAGAAGGTGGTGAATGGAACACGCTGAATGCGGGACAGGGCAGCCGTGTAACCAGGTTTGCCGGTGATGCAAAAGGCGGTGCAATTTATCAAAAAGATGCGGGACAGCTTGTAATTGAAAATTACAGCGGCGCGGGAAAAATCTATTACGCCCACGAGAATGCAGGCATAGCGGCGGAAGACTACAAGGCGGGAGACACCCATATCGGATCCGCGGCAGAAGGATCACGCATTACAGTAGTTACAGATAATAAAGGAATTGTTGATACAGATAAAGACCAGGTGTATAAGGCTTTAAATGCTTTGGCGGGAAAACTGTATTACGATGCTTATAAAAACGGAGAAAAGAAGCTGGCGGGACAGGCAGAGATAGCCGAAGGACTGACGGCGTCATCTAAAACATTACAAATGAGAGACCTGCTGTTCAAAAAAGAAAACGGACAGGGGTATGTAGAAGATAAACCCGTGCCGCCGGCAAATCTGGATGTAAGTGAACAGATTGTTGAAGATGGTCTGGGATCGGGGAATATGTATTGGATGAATAACGGGTATAAAGATGGTGAGGATGATGATCATCGTTATGTCCTGAAGTCCGATACCACGATCAAGGTTGATTTATCAAATCCCAAGACTCTGACATACGGGGGAAATCAAGGTGCCAATGTAGCAAATATCATATGGGGAGATCCGGATTATACAGCGGATGGCTTTATTGATATGAACGGACATAAGCTGACCTTGGTTTCTGAGGCAAATCATTTAAGGCATTATGCGTCGGGAATTTTGTCACATGGCGGTGATCTGGAAATAAAGAACGCGGCAGGTATAGATATTGACATACATGGCGATAAAAATGCAAAGAGCGGTATTTATGTCTGGGGACAGGGCAGAAATGGAGCGAGCCTCACTATATCTAATGATAATCAAGCGGAACATGCTGTGAAGATACGTAATACGGCAGCGGAAAAAGACGCAGCTATACTTGTGGACGGCAGGAGTGCAAAGAATGGCGGAAGCGCAAAGCTTGTTATAAAAGGTTTGGTAGATGTTGAGAATGATGATGTCAGCGTAATTCAGGCAAATAAGGGCGATGTGTCAATCGGCGGCGGGAAAATAATAGCCAAAGGGGATAAGGCGTCCAGTTTGAAGATAAATAATGACGGTAAAATCCAGATCAACGGCAATTTGTCGGACAGAAATGTTCTTACGGCAGGAGCAGTCAAACATGATGTACAGATAGAAGGGAATGTACTTGCTCAGAAAGGAAGATTGGGACTGGTTCTGAATACGGACGGGTCCTACATAAAAGGGTTGATAGGAACAGATGCCGGAACAGCTGGTCAAACGTACATGATGCTTTCTGACGGAGCCTCCTGGTACCATGAAGGAAAAGGAGCCCGAACAGACAGCATTAAAGAAAGTAAAATCAAAAACCTTGAGGCTGATGGCGGCAACATTTACCAGAAAAATGAGAAACCGATAACCATTGAGAACTACAAGGGAAATATGAAACTGTTCTATAAGCATGAGAACGCGGGCACGAAGGCGGAAGATTACAAGTCGGGAGATGTACACATCGGATCTGCGGCAGAAGGGTCACACATTACAGTAGTCACGGACAGGAGCAATATCAATACGGACAATGAAGCCCAGGTATATGAAGTATTGAACACATTGGCGGGAAAACTGTATTATGAAGGCTATATCAGAGACGAAGAGAATCTGAAAGGGGAAGCGACAATAGCGGAAGGCCTGACAGCGTCATCCCAGACAGTGAAAATGAAAGACATGCTCTTCAAGAAAGAAAACGGACA from Dialister invisus DSM 15470 includes:
- a CDS encoding autotransporter outer membrane beta-barrel domain-containing protein, whose translation is MKRNKVSKLQMRRLAAGVTIALLAGTCQVMADQSTNPISESEVFTADRLAQVVNKNNMPKERFKSVAAGILGYTHDKASIKTINIDMAGHDLTLDLTKVADLGTDYSAYGIKANNKTTIVVDSNKTNPGKNGTITIKAKTLWSPSGDSGSKYTAAHGIAVGNFSQRFNKKVSEDLVKTTINADVVIEELRGGSIKTTGISSMDCSDLAINGRFTIKPGAISLMQWNRGDQSKTYGIYMIGSNNTISITSADIDDSKNGSLSDLIKTDESLWGGKTEKNVLRIGGGTLKVKENQKERYLISAAKGFRTFINVNQDGSAIGISKADLQGTIRMDAGSEAYVGLTAGSKWVGGTQADIKGKVNLFLSEGGEWNTLNAGQGSRVTRFAGDAKGGAIYQKDAGQLVIENYSGAGKIYYAHENAGIAAEDYKAGDTHIGSAAEGSRITVVTDNKGIVDTDKDQVYKALNALAGKLYYDAYKNGEKKLAGQAEIAEGLTASSKTLQMRDLLFKKENGQGYVEDKPVPPANLDVSEQIVEDGLGSGNMYWMNNGYKDGEDDDHRYVLKSDTTIKVDLSNPKTLTYGGNQGANVANIIWGDPDYTADGFIDMNGHKLTLVSEANHLRHYASGILSHGGDLEIKNAAGIDIDIHGDKNAKSGIYVWGQGRNGASLTISNDNQAEHAVKIRNTAAEKDAAILVDGRSAKNGGSAKLVIKGLVDVENDDVSVIQANKGDVSIGGGKIIAKGDKASSLKINNDGKIQINGNLSDRNVLTAGAVKHDVQIEGNVLAQKGRLGLVLNTDGSYIKGLIGTDAGTAGQTYMMLSDGASWYHEGKGARTDSIKESKIKNLEADGGNIYQKNEKPITIENYKGNMKLFYKHENAGTKAEDYKSGDVHIGSAAEGSHITVVTDRSNINTDNEAQVYEVLNTLAGKLYYEGYIRDEENLKGEATIAEGLTASSQTVKMKDMLFKKENGQGYVQGKPTPPPLVNPVRHQIVEANYFAEEARDFWSKAGVYDGKGHYKFDHDLSLVTHAEDDPVTTVNDNKFGNIYWNGDVVGDIDMTGHRLELKSITERLPKKNPNAITVYSGTLTIKNVNGMYIESDPKGSLYGRGILVAGVRGDERWKSGSGHAKLIIENDDDPAHAVKIRVKDTGEDFGAIEAQKHNGSALVDIKGLVDIDSKMWRAVESHGAKVFIGGGTIRGTDVASLAAYTGGSILVNAKLNDENKVEATSATRPVKITGDVSAESGGHVMLGLNNKDSFLKGLVTTDISGINPDTQKWGKIPGKVSMVLANGAVWEHKQVGVGYYHKKGADFNYKNRGKGESIDSHVTSLRADKGILLQNDPHKLTIDKYEGNMKLVYEHENAGTKAEDYKTGDVHIKEAAKNSSVTMMTDNSGITMTDDKQVYNALNTLAGKLYYDAYIKGEKNLKGQATIAEGLTASSAMLKMADMDFREASGQGYVKETNPKPNPNPNPNPNPNPNPNPNPNPKPNPKPNPNPKPNPNPNPNPNPKPKPPIIYGSKETQMMKGAKTAMTSAVLLWRGNNNDLQRRMGDIRLAKEENGIWARYLGGKNKIDKQNTYLKQTYDIAQVGYDKKKGNWTIGAALDYGTGKDTYANGTGKGKLASLALYGTMQKEDGQYLDIILRGSRVKNDYTVYNEMNHRLEGKYRTNGLSLSMEYGKRMKKENGFYIDPSIELTAGHLGGKDYDAVSDYAGGKKMHIHQDGINSVIGRIGLGIGKETERSNLFAKIALAHEFGGKVKSIFSAENEPTSGTEVDLKDSWVDVEVGGSWLVNRNTYLYGTYTRNFGADVSSKWRIDAGIRFSF